Proteins from one Bacteroides mediterraneensis genomic window:
- a CDS encoding exodeoxyribonuclease III, translated as MIKLISWNVNGLRACCDKGFRDVFNQLDADFFCLQETKMQEGQLDLSFEGYTSYWNYAEKKGYSGTAIFTRHQPLQVTYGLGIDEHDHEGRVITLEMEKFFLVTVYTPNSQDGLKRLDYRMTWDDDFRAYLQKLDQIKPVLVCGDLNVAHKEIDLKNPKTNRMNAGFTDQEREKFQQLLDAGFVDTFRHFYPDQTNIYSWWSYRFKAREKNAGWRIDYFLASASLSDKLKGAKIHTEIFGSDHCPVEVTVEI; from the coding sequence ATGATCAAACTGATATCTTGGAACGTAAACGGACTGCGTGCCTGCTGCGACAAAGGTTTCCGCGATGTATTCAACCAGCTTGATGCCGATTTCTTCTGCCTGCAAGAAACTAAAATGCAGGAAGGGCAGCTTGACCTTTCTTTCGAAGGCTACACTTCCTACTGGAACTATGCCGAGAAGAAAGGCTATTCCGGCACGGCTATTTTTACCCGTCACCAACCCCTACAAGTGACTTATGGTCTGGGAATTGACGAACACGACCATGAAGGCCGTGTCATTACTTTGGAAATGGAAAAATTTTTCCTGGTAACGGTCTATACCCCCAATTCGCAGGACGGACTGAAACGCCTGGACTACCGCATGACTTGGGACGATGACTTCCGGGCATATTTACAAAAACTCGACCAAATAAAACCGGTACTGGTATGCGGCGACTTGAATGTGGCCCATAAGGAAATTGACCTGAAGAATCCCAAAACCAACCGGATGAACGCCGGATTTACCGATCAGGAACGCGAGAAATTCCAGCAGCTGCTGGATGCCGGATTCGTCGATACCTTCCGTCATTTCTATCCCGACCAGACCAACATCTACTCTTGGTGGTCTTACCGTTTTAAGGCACGCGAAAAGAATGCCGGGTGGCGTATCGATTATTTTCTGGCCTCGGCCAGCCTTTCCGACAAATTGAAGGGAGCTAAAATACATACCGAAATATTCGGTTCTGACCACTGCCCTGTGGAAGTCACTGTCGAAATTTAA
- a CDS encoding porin family protein, whose protein sequence is MKRYRQILFICGLLCLLPQFIHAQLQDERHNLSVGINGGINLNSVSFTPSIKQTNFIAPEFGLTIRYISEKYFKMICGIQGEINFSQRGWKEVIEDGSNNTYHRAMNYIEIPLLAHLAFGKDQGNGARFILNLGPQVGFLISEKEFYSDPSTWNTSNRPQGTDEQYGKFADRKFDYGIVGGGGVEIRTGIGHFLLEARYYFGLSDFYNNSKKDYFSRSAHSYIGGRLTYLFDLKK, encoded by the coding sequence ATGAAAAGATACCGACAAATCCTATTTATATGCGGTCTGCTCTGCCTGCTTCCGCAATTCATCCATGCCCAGCTACAAGACGAACGGCATAATCTTTCTGTGGGAATCAACGGAGGAATCAACCTGAACTCTGTCAGCTTTACTCCCAGCATCAAGCAGACCAACTTCATTGCTCCGGAATTCGGACTCACCATCCGCTATATCTCCGAAAAATATTTCAAGATGATTTGTGGTATCCAAGGCGAAATCAACTTCTCCCAACGAGGATGGAAAGAGGTTATAGAGGATGGCAGTAACAACACCTACCACCGGGCCATGAACTACATAGAAATTCCTCTGCTGGCCCATCTTGCCTTCGGAAAAGACCAAGGTAACGGAGCCCGATTCATCTTGAACCTCGGCCCTCAGGTCGGATTTCTGATAAGTGAAAAAGAATTCTATAGTGACCCCTCCACCTGGAATACGTCCAACCGTCCGCAAGGTACCGATGAACAATATGGAAAATTTGCTGACCGGAAATTCGACTACGGAATTGTAGGAGGCGGAGGCGTGGAAATACGCACCGGTATCGGACATTTCCTGCTGGAAGCCCGCTACTATTTCGGGCTGAGCGACTTTTATAACAACAGTAAAAAAGACTATTTTTCACGTTCCGCACATTCTTATATTGGCGGACGTCTCACCTATTTATTTGACTTGAAAAAATAA
- a CDS encoding LysM peptidoglycan-binding domain-containing protein, which translates to MRFFQIACLVLAFTIGSAITALHAQNGNNNYFLHTVSKGQSLYSIASMYHVTVDDIVRLNPGSDKQIRAGESLKIPQASHTSSGENGTFHTIQAGETLYQLTVKYNVSAQAICDANPGLSASNFRIGQVISIPTGNPAAPVSKPAETHPTTTPATSQKDWKEMHKVERKETIFSICQEYGITQEDLLALNPELKNGKLKKGMFLFIPYPKNSRPNKQTVATPVTIPSNEELFNQSKTAPKNLRTIQAAVMLPFTTANNAKAEEQSRMIEYYEGFLLAVDSLKRQGVSINLYTYDTKGSGNTISSILNKPEMQDMDIIFGPVHTNQIGQLSDFAKRHKIRLVIPFAPKVDQVFTNPMIYQINTPQSYFYSEVYEHFLRKFSRSNIVFIDIANGDNDKTEFINGLKNELKDNRVKFKQIQLGATLTPEKVIAAMDTLRENIFIPTSGRSSALTRIIPQLSNVLRAHPAFNMHLFGYPEWQTYTQEHLASFYELDTYFYSSFYTNNLFPEAVRFTQNYRRWYSKDMANIFPKYGMLGFDTGYFFLKGLSQQGNKLEENLDKVHVTPIQTGFKFERVNNWGGFINQKVFFVHLTKNYELIKLDFE; encoded by the coding sequence ATGAGATTCTTTCAAATAGCGTGTCTTGTACTGGCATTCACCATTGGAAGTGCCATAACGGCCCTCCACGCACAAAACGGGAACAATAATTATTTTCTACATACAGTAAGTAAGGGACAAAGCCTTTATTCCATAGCAAGCATGTATCATGTGACAGTAGACGACATTGTACGCCTGAATCCGGGAAGCGACAAACAAATCCGGGCCGGTGAATCTCTGAAGATACCACAGGCAAGCCATACTTCTTCCGGCGAAAACGGCACTTTTCATACCATACAAGCAGGAGAAACGTTGTATCAGCTGACCGTAAAGTACAATGTCAGTGCACAGGCTATCTGTGATGCCAACCCGGGACTGAGCGCCAGCAATTTCCGAATCGGACAAGTCATTTCCATTCCGACAGGAAATCCTGCGGCTCCTGTTTCCAAGCCGGCCGAAACTCACCCCACAACTACTCCAGCCACATCCCAAAAAGACTGGAAAGAAATGCACAAGGTAGAACGGAAAGAAACGATTTTCAGCATCTGCCAAGAATATGGAATAACCCAAGAAGACCTTCTGGCACTGAATCCAGAACTGAAAAACGGGAAACTGAAGAAAGGGATGTTCCTCTTTATTCCTTATCCGAAAAACAGTCGGCCCAACAAACAAACAGTTGCGACGCCTGTCACCATCCCGTCCAACGAAGAACTTTTCAATCAAAGTAAGACAGCGCCCAAAAATTTAAGAACAATCCAAGCCGCTGTCATGCTTCCGTTTACAACTGCCAACAATGCCAAAGCCGAAGAGCAAAGCCGGATGATAGAATACTACGAAGGGTTTCTACTGGCTGTGGACAGTCTGAAACGGCAGGGAGTATCCATCAATCTGTACACTTACGACACCAAAGGAAGCGGAAACACCATTTCCAGTATCTTGAATAAACCGGAGATGCAAGACATGGATATTATTTTCGGTCCTGTCCATACAAACCAAATAGGACAGTTATCCGACTTTGCCAAACGTCACAAAATACGTTTGGTCATTCCTTTTGCACCTAAAGTGGATCAGGTCTTCACCAACCCGATGATTTATCAAATCAACACTCCTCAGTCTTATTTCTATTCAGAAGTCTATGAACACTTTCTGCGAAAATTCAGCCGGTCGAACATTGTTTTCATAGACATAGCCAATGGAGACAATGACAAGACAGAATTTATCAACGGACTCAAGAATGAACTGAAAGACAACCGTGTGAAGTTTAAACAAATTCAGTTAGGAGCCACTCTTACCCCGGAAAAAGTGATTGCAGCCATGGATACACTTCGGGAAAACATCTTCATTCCAACCTCCGGACGGAGCAGTGCCCTGACCAGAATCATTCCACAACTGAGCAATGTGTTGCGTGCACACCCTGCTTTCAACATGCATTTGTTCGGCTATCCGGAATGGCAGACCTACACGCAGGAACATCTGGCCAGCTTCTATGAACTGGACACGTATTTCTATTCGTCCTTCTATACCAACAACCTGTTCCCGGAAGCGGTACGCTTTACCCAAAACTACCGCCGCTGGTATAGCAAAGACATGGCCAACATCTTCCCCAAATACGGCATGTTGGGCTTTGACACGGGATATTTCTTCCTGAAAGGCCTTTCGCAACAGGGCAACAAACTGGAAGAGAATCTGGATAAAGTCCATGTCACCCCTATCCAGACCGGATTCAAGTTTGAAAGAGTCAACAACTGGGGAGGATTCATCAACCAGAAAGTCTTTTTTGTACACCTGACCAAGAACTACGAACTGATCAAACTTGATTTTGAATAA